From Rutidosis leptorrhynchoides isolate AG116_Rl617_1_P2 chromosome 3, CSIRO_AGI_Rlap_v1, whole genome shotgun sequence, a single genomic window includes:
- the LOC139898511 gene encoding enhancer of rudimentary homolog isoform X1, translating to MANRHTIILMQTSHNRSTRTFMDYESISQAMDGICALYERKLKELNPTIRNITYDIEDLYNFIDGLTDLSALVYDQSIQAYLPNDRQWIRQRMFNHLRNLAN from the exons ATG GCTAACAGACACACAATTATACTCATGCAGACGTCTCATAACCGATCAACGAGGACGTTTATGGATTATGAATCTATAAGTCAAGCAATGGATG GTATATGTGCTCTATATGAAAGGAAACTCAAAGAATTGAATCCGACAATCAGAAATATAACTTATGACATTGAAGATCTTTATAATTTCATTGATGGCCTTACTGACTTAAGTGCTTTAGT CTATGATCAGTCTATCCAGGCATACCTTCCAAATGATCGTCAATGGATCCGACAAAGGATGTTTAATCACCTTAGAAATTTGGCAAATTGA
- the LOC139898511 gene encoding enhancer of rudimentary homolog isoform X2, whose protein sequence is MTSHNRSTRTFMDYESISQAMDGICALYERKLKELNPTIRNITYDIEDLYNFIDGLTDLSALVYDQSIQAYLPNDRQWIRQRMFNHLRNLAN, encoded by the exons ATG ACGTCTCATAACCGATCAACGAGGACGTTTATGGATTATGAATCTATAAGTCAAGCAATGGATG GTATATGTGCTCTATATGAAAGGAAACTCAAAGAATTGAATCCGACAATCAGAAATATAACTTATGACATTGAAGATCTTTATAATTTCATTGATGGCCTTACTGACTTAAGTGCTTTAGT CTATGATCAGTCTATCCAGGCATACCTTCCAAATGATCGTCAATGGATCCGACAAAGGATGTTTAATCACCTTAGAAATTTGGCAAATTGA
- the LOC139898512 gene encoding cyclase-like protein 2: MCVILTPLSIYLTKMARNLTNQLIICMLIVLPSLALSSALINSAYPSPYGEELIVSRKEVYGNGRIYDITHRISSETRSWESDDGIGDEYLTFQSTMKNGSDCNFSEIKLPSHSGTHVDAPGHVFDNYFDAGFDIDSLDLDVLNGQALLVDVPRNNNITAEVMKSLNIPKGVKRVLFRTLNTDRRLMYKKQFDTSYVGFMKDGAQWLKDNTDIKLVGVDYLSVAAYDDLIPSHLVFLESREIILVEGLKLEDVEAGIYNVHCLPLRLLGAEGSPIRCILIK; encoded by the exons atgtgtgttatatTAACCCCGTTATCCATCTATCTGACCAAAATGGCAAGAAATTTGACAAATCAGTTGATAATTTGTATGCTAATTGTCTTACCATCTCTTGCTTTATCATCAGCACTAATTAATAGCGCCTACCCATCTCCATACGGTGAAGAACTTATCGTTTCAAGAAAGGAAGTTTATGGAAATGGTAGAATTTATGACATCACACATAGAATTAGTTCTGAAACACGTTCATGGGAATCTGATGACGGGATTGGGGATGAGTACCTAACGTTCCAATCCACTATGAAGAATGGATCAGATTGTAACTTTTCGGAAATAAAGTTACCTTCTCATTCTGGGACTCATGTTGATGCACCTGGACATGTTTTTGATAATTACTTCGATGCAGGGTTTGATATCGATAGTCTTGATTTAGATGTACTTAATG GACAAGCATTATTAGTGGATGTTCCTAGGAATAATAACATAACAG CCGAAGTTATGAAGTCGTTGAACATTCCTAAGGGAGTAAAGCGTGTACTTTTCAGAACATTAAATACCGACAG GCGGCTAATGTACAAAAAGCAATTTGATACGAGCTATGTGGGATTTATGAAGGATGGAGCTCAATGGCTCAAGGACAACACAGATATCAAACTTGTTG GTGTTGATTACTTATCGGTTGCTGCATATGATGATCTGATCCCTTCTCATCTTGTCTTCTTAGAAAGCAGA GAAATCATTCTTGTTGAAGGTCTTAAACTTGAAGATGTAGAAGCAGGAATATATAATGTTCACTGTTTACCATTAAGGTTACTAGGAGCTGAAGGCTCTCCCATAAGATGCATTCTCATCAAGTGA